From Opisthocomus hoazin isolate bOpiHoa1 chromosome 10, bOpiHoa1.hap1, whole genome shotgun sequence, a single genomic window includes:
- the DUOXA1 gene encoding dual oxidase maturation factor 1 — protein MTLWNGSFPFYPGANACFPFDTTWAVIISVFLSMLATFIIILPGIRGRGRLFWFLRVLMGLFVGAVVLIIQFTKDWETGWVTANTSYKSFSRALVNVDVGLHIGLAGVNVTLVGNPVNQVNETINYNEHFAWSFDADYDHSYGEGLEKGLPSPILYVAEKFTTQSPCSMHRQYHISGHYASLTLWMAFCTWLISILLFSMPILLYGGYMLLLTAALMLFSLLFFFTAKNTQKCPIQFGPSSLKTDYGGSFWLTLATGLLCLVLGLGVIILNSMQPEKLKLVFNLDKGNGEEQAVWDKTYLPAEPSSSAQDVLMVPLGELCEVTATQL, from the exons ATGACGTTGTGGAATGGCTCCTTCCCCTTCTACCCTGGAGCCAATGCGTGCTTCCCCTTTGACACCACCTGGGCTGTCATCATCTCCGTCTTCCTCTCCATGTTGGCCACTTTCATCATCATCCTGCCAGGGATCCGGGGCAGGGGG CGACTCTTCTGGTTCCTGCGGGTGCTGATGGGCCTCTTCGTGGGAGCAGTGGTCCTCA TCATACAGTTCACCAAGGACTGGGAGACCGGCTGGGTGACAGCAAACACCTCTTACAAGTCCTTCAGCCGTGCCCTGGTGAACGTGGATGTTGGGCTGCACATTGGTCTGGCAGGAGTGAACGTCACACTAGTCG GAAACCCAGTGAATCAGGTCAACGAGACCATCAACTACAATGAGCACTTTGCCTGGAGCTTTGATGCAGACTACGACCACAGCTATGGTGAAGGCCTGGAGAAGGGACTGCCCAGCCCCATCCTCTATGTGGCAGAGAAGTTCACCACACAAAGCCCCTGCAGCATGCACAGGCAGTACCACATCTCCGGCCACTACGCATCCCTCACACTGTG GATGGCCTTTTGCACATGGCTCATTTCCATCTTATTGTTCTCCATGCCCATCCTGCTCTACGGTGGCTACATGCTCCTGCTCACTGCTGCTCTGATGCTCTTCTCACTGCTCTTCTTCTTCACTGCAAAGAATACTCAAAAATGTCCCATCCAGTTTGGCCCATCTTCCCTGAAAACAGACTATGGTGGATCCTTTTGGCTGACATTAGCAACAG ggctgctgtgcCTGGTGCTGGGATTGGGAGTCATCATCCTGAACTCCATGCAGCCAGAGAAGCTGAAGCTTGTCTTTAACCTGGACAAGGGAAATGGAGAAGAACAAGCCGTGTGGGACAAGACCTACCTGCCAGCTGAGCCCAGCTCCTCTGCGCAGGATGTGCTGATGGTCCCCCTGGGCGAGCTTTGCGAGGTGACAGCCACCCAGCTGTAA
- the LOC104330609 gene encoding neuromedin-B: protein MAALRCLLLLLCGAALGPAVHLDFAEHRSQAAKIKVNPRGNLWATGHFMGKKSVAGSPHLESPEEPAVPVVFGPSLRALLEDMMELLTRELLKILLQERLLDENQGKYDLTDQETGLLTKVLEKYFSN, encoded by the exons ATGGCGGCTCTGcgctgcctcctgctgctgctgtgcggcGCCGCGCTGGGACCCGCCGTCCACCTCGACTTCGCCGAGCACCGGAGCCAGGCAGCCAAGATCAAGGTCAACCCCCGCGGCAACCTCTGGGCCAcag GTCACTTCATGGGGAAGAAGAGTGTAGCGGGCTCCCCGCACCTGGAGTCGCCAGAGGAGCCTGCGGTGCCGGTGGTCTTCGGTCCCTCTCTCAGAGCCTTGCTGGAGGACATGATGGAACTGCTTACCCGCGAGCTCCTGAAAATCCTCTTGCAAGAGAGACTTTTGGATGAGAACCAAGGGAAATACGACCTCACTGACCAG GAGACAGGGCTTTTAACAAAGGTGCTGGAGAAGTATTTTTCAAACTGA